DNA sequence from the Nocardia sp. BMG111209 genome:
AATACGGCAAGCGCTACATGACGCTGCGCCGCGACTGGCAGGCCGAGGTCGCCGACCGCATCGCCCCCGCCGCCGAGTAGTCCTTACTTCTTGGCGGCGGCCTTCGCCTGCTTCTTGAACGCCCGCACCTGCGCGAGCGATTCGGCGTCGACCACGTCGGCCACCGATCGGGTGGACCCCTCGTCGCCGTAGGCCCCCGCCACCTCGCGCCACCCCGCGGGCTGCACACCGCGCTGTTTACCCAACAGCGCCAAGAAGATTCGCGCCTTCTGATCCCCGAATCCGGGCAGCGCCCGCAGCCGCCGCAACACCTCTTTACCGTCGGGATCCCCGTCGGTCCACAACCTCGACACCACCCCGTCGTAGTTGTCCACGACATACCGGGCCAATTCCTGCACCCGTCGCGCCATCGACCGCCCGTATCGGTGAATGGCCGGCGGCGTGGCCCCCAATTCCTCGAAACCCTCGGGATCCGCCTCCGCGATCCGCCGCAGATCGAATCCGTCCATCCGCTCCGCGATCTTCTGCGGCCCCCGGAAGGCATGTTCCATCGGGAACTGCTGATCCAGCAGCATCCCCGTCAACAACGCGAAATCGTTCGTCGACAACAGCTTGTCGGCCTCCGGCTCCTGCGCGAGGCACAGCATGCGGCTCACCATGCACCGATCATCTCATCCCCGCCCGCCGCGCCGGACGCCACCTGCCACACCGGACCGGCCCCGGATTGTACGGTGACCAGAACATCCCGACCGCTTCATGAACAACGTTCACCGACCTATCGGACACGCACCGGTTGGAGAACACCATGGCCGTCGCACACCCCGTTCCGGAACCGCCCCGAATCCGGGAAGATACGTTCCCCCCGCCCGGCGCCCTCCCGCGCTACGCGCTGGTGACCGCCGTACTGATCGCGATCATCTCCTGCATCGTCGCCGCCGGCTCGGCGATCTCCCTCGGCGTCGACCACACCCTCCGCGCGGAACACCACACCGCCACCCGGGCGGCCCACCCCGACCGCGAGAATATCTACAACGCTTATCTGACAGCGTATTTCGAAATGCTGAAAGAACTCAGCACCCTCCAGAGCAATCTCCGCACGGCCCTCCCCCGCGAAACCATCACCACCCGCTACCAGTCCTACAGCGACCGATCCGTGCAGTTCTACGCCTCCTCCGCCCTCCTGCTGATGATCGGCAGCGACGCGATGATCGGCCCGATAACCCGAATCTCGACCTCGTTCGCGGAATTCGGCAGGCGCTGGGACGATTTCGCCCAGCGATACCTCACCCCCGACGCCCCCGGCGCCGACGACCCCACCGCCTGGACCCAGGACGCCGCCACCCTGTCCACGGTCATCGCCGCCGTCCTGAAGAAACAGGACAACCTGATCGGCCCGTTCCTGGCGCAGGGGCACGCCGACCTGGGGAGTTGAACAACACGAGTGCCCGCGGAAACGGCTCGGCCCGGGGCTGCGAGTGCAGTCCCGGGCCGGCTTCGGCGGAGGATAGGGGATTTGAACCCCTGAGGGCGTTAACCCAACCCGCGTTCCAGGCGAGCGCCATAGGCCACTAGGCGAATCCTCCGTCGAGCAATATACCGGTTGCCCCCCGGTTATCGGCAAACGGGCCGGTCGGCGGGGGTGGGATTACTTGTGGAGGGTGGCGAAGACCTTCTTCAGCTGGTCGGTGCAGGTGTTCGCGACCGTGGTGGTGTTGAGGGTGCCCGGGTCGGAGTGGACGCGCAGCTCCACCTTGGCCGACAGGTTGGAGTCCAGGGCGGCGCAGGTGTAGTCGAGCACCACGAAGGACGAGTAGTTGGTCTGTTCGGAGGCGAAGTAGGCCTGCTGGCCGATGCCGCTGAGGGCGCCGGAGGAGCGGCCGGAGCCGGTGGTGCGGGTGTCCGAATCGTGCCAGGAGTTGTACTGCGGCGGGCCGTAGTCGCTGGCGAAGGTGGCGCCGGCGCTCAGGGTGGCGTCGTTGCTGCCGTATTTCCCGGCGCCGCTGTAGCGCGCCGAGCAGTTCAGGGAGCCGCCGTCGTAGCTGGTGGGCTGGCGTTCGGTGTGTTCGGAGGTGCCGGCGGTGGGGGCCCATTTCTGCAGTACGGTCGGGTCCACGACGCTGCAGGCGTTGCTACCGGCCTTGCTGATGGTGTAGTTGCCGTCGTGCTTGCTGCCGGAGGCGCCGCCGAGGGCCGAGCCGCCGGATTTGTGGGTGAGCGCGACGAGGCCGACGACACCGCCCGCGATCAGCAGGACGATGACGATGATCACGGCGATGACCACGCCGTTGTTGCTCTTCTTCGGCGGCATGGCGCCGTACTGGGGCATGGGGCCGGGGGTGCCGTATTGCGGCATCGCGCCGTATTGCGGCGGCGGGGGAACCGTGCCGAACTGCTGTGATGAGGGTGGGACCGTGCCGTATTGCTGCGACGGGTAGGGCGACTGCTGCGGTGGATAGCCGGCCCCCAGGACCGTGGCCTGGGGATCGTAGCCGGGCTGGGGATAGGGCTGTGGCGCACTCGGATACGCCGGTGGGGGACTCGGGAATCCGCCGAGCACGGTCGGATCGGTGCCGGTGACCGGGGCACTGTCGGCCGGCGGGGTCGACCACCACTGCACGGTCTCGTTGGGATGCCCGTCGCCGGGACTCCCGTCCTGCGGCGGATTGCTGCGTGTCACTTGCTCGGTTCCTCCCCGGTCGAAACGCGGTGATCCGCGACGAACCTCTCGAAGCGCGGATTTTCGCGGCGAACTTCGCAGCGATCGTAACCAGTACGAGGACGTACGTCTCGGAGTCGACCTCCCGCTCGTGGGCCGGGATCGACCGTGCGCAGAGCACCGCCGGGGCGCTGCTACACTGGCGAACGGATCCCGCGCGGCGAGCATCCTGTGAACTCCCCCAGGGCCGGAAGGCAGCAAGGGTCAACGGGCTCTGCCGGGTGCGCGGGGTCCCCTAATCTTCCCGCCGCGCCGGTTGTGCGGCATCCTGCCAGGCCGCGAACGGCCGCGACACAACCGTCGCCAGCGCCCGGACCGGCGAGTAACGTGGTCCGCTGGACCGGCGACGGAGGCCGG
Encoded proteins:
- a CDS encoding HhH-GPD-type base excision DNA repair protein, whose protein sequence is MVSRMLCLAQEPEADKLLSTNDFALLTGMLLDQQFPMEHAFRGPQKIAERMDGFDLRRIAEADPEGFEELGATPPAIHRYGRSMARRVQELARYVVDNYDGVVSRLWTDGDPDGKEVLRRLRALPGFGDQKARIFLALLGKQRGVQPAGWREVAGAYGDEGSTRSVADVVDAESLAQVRAFKKQAKAAAKK